In Trifolium pratense cultivar HEN17-A07 linkage group LG7, ARS_RC_1.1, whole genome shotgun sequence, a genomic segment contains:
- the LOC123896497 gene encoding uncharacterized protein LOC123896497 has protein sequence MHTIVVNQGASIKNLETRIRQLTKLITNFSKDYARNTVGNPTKEECKALRERTETAEEKQKRDEKELRQLQKWFKQLGLTLEEAYDEFMEELDKYYEETLAERLNIVSQLPIKRKDPGTFVIPCYLGKVQEKALCELGFNINLMPLKFARKWEIEELNIHYEKEIVLADQSIIRPSGIMKDVIVKVNNMLFPVDFTVVDIEEDADVPIILGRPFLATSRAVIDMEKEVLKLRMRDEEQLIYIRGENDWCCWIESREPKNPG, from the coding sequence ATGCACACAATAGTAGTAAATCAAGGAGCCTCCATTAAAAACCTGGAGACTCGGATAAGACAACTAACCAAGCTCATAACAAATTTCTCGAAGGACTATGCTAGAAACACAGTTGGTAACCCTACAAAGGAAGAGTGTAAAGCTCTCAGAGAGAGAACTGAAACGGcggaagaaaaacaaaagagggATGAGAAGGAGCTAAGGCAGCTGCAAAAGTGGTTCAAACAGCTAGGACTAACTTTGGAAGAAGCATACGACGAATTCATGGAAGAGTTAGATAAGTACTACGAGGAGACTCTCGCTGAAAGATTAAACATAGTAAGCCAACTCCCGATTAAGCGAAAGGACCCCGGAACATTCGTCATACCTTGCTACTTGGGAAAGGTGCAAGAAAAAGCCCTTTGTGAATTAGGCTTCAACATCAACTTAATGCCGCTGAAGTTCGCAAGGAAATGGGAGATCGAGGAGCTCAACATTCACTATGAAAAAGAGATCGTGTTAGCAGATCAGTCAATCATACGCCCAAGTGGAATCATGAAAGACGTGATAGTAAAAGTCAATAATATGCTTTTTCCAGTTGATTTCACAGTAGTTGATATAGAAGAGGATGCTGATGTCCCGATCATTCTCGGAAGACCTTTTCTAGCTACCAGTCGTGCTGTTATTGACATGGAAAAAGAAGTGCTAAAGCTAAGAATGAGGGATGAAGAGCAACTGATCTACATTCGAGGTGAAAATGACTGGTGCTGCTGGATAGAATCCAGAGAACCCAAGAACCCAGGATGA
- the LOC123898276 gene encoding calcium-binding protein KRP1-like has product MELDFGMDFEDYFPSMIARFGAEGFISELCNGFRLLMDVNKGLITFESLKMNCSMLGLEVRDDELVCMLMEGDLDGDGALNQMEFCILMFRLSPCLMDGPKMCNTITTHQGADPMLMRCNSSI; this is encoded by the coding sequence ATGGAATTGGATTTTGGTATGGATTTTGAGGATTACTTTCCATCCATGATTGCACGTTTTGGAGCAGAAGGGTTTATAAGTGAACTTTGCAATGGTTTTCGTTTGCTTATGGATGTGAACAAAGGTCTTATAACATTTGAGAGCTTGAAGATGAATTGTTCCATGCTTGGTTTGGAGGTTAGGGATGATGAGCTAGTTTGCATGCTAATGGAAGGTGATTTGGATGGAGATGGTGCTTTAAATCAAATGGAGTTTTGCATTCTCATGTTTAGGTTGAGTCCATGTTTAATGGATGGACCTAAAATGTGCAATACTATTACTACTCATCAAGGTGCGGATCCTATGTTAATGCGATGTAACTCTTCTATCTAA